The following DNA comes from Tunturibacter psychrotolerans.
TGTTTCTTCCGATTCTGCAATGGCCTTCCAACTCGGCTTATCTCGTCGTGCGTTCGAGTCGCGATCCGGAGCAATTGGGACCCGCCATCAGGAATACGCTGCGGGATCTGGATTCAGGGCTGCCGGTTTATATCCAGACCCGCTTCAAGGCGCTGGACGCATATTTGTTTGGTCCGCGTATGGCGACGATCTCGCTGGGTGTGTTGGGCGTGATGGGTGCGATTCTTTCAGTTGTGGGGATCTTCGGCATGGCTTCCTACTCGGTGAGCAAGCGGCTGCGGGAGTTTGGGATTCGAATTGCGCTGGGAGCACAGCGGAGAGAGCTGTTGCACACGGCGTTGGGGCGCGCAGGCAAATTGCTGGCGATTGGTTCAGGGGCGGGATTGCTCTTGGGGTTGGCTGCGGGGAGAGTGTTGGCGTTTATTGTGTCGCAGGCTACGCCGTGGGATCCTATTGTGCTGGGCGGAGTTGTGCTGACGATGTTGCTGCTCGGCCTGCTGGCTGGCTGGATTCCGGCACGGCGCGCGCTGTCCACCGATCCACTGATACTTCTTCGCGAGGAGTGAGCGAACCGTTCACCGGTGTTAGCGGATGACGCTGCCGGGGACCATCGGCTGGGGAGTGTCGTTGTCGAACTGAAGGCTGAAGGCGAAGAGAAGATGATAAAGATCGCTGTGCAGCGTGGTGAAGTCGAAGCAGAGAACGTGACGCGTGGGGTCGGGTGGGTCGGACTTCTTCTTTGTTTTGACGGGAATGTTGCCGAGGAAGCAGGCCTTGGCGGCGTAGGTCGTCTGGGGGATTTTGCCCGCTGCCTGTGGCATGGGAACTGAAGCGAGAACGATGGCGGCAGGGTGGCCGTCGATAGTGTAACGGGTGGATTCCTGGGTGACGGTGGGCTCACCGTATTGCTTGAGCTGACGGATGATCTGCTCGCGGATGAAAGGGCCGAGCGTGGTGGCGCCCCGGAGGACGTTGGGGCAGGTGTTGTCGATGGTCGAGAGGACGAATGAGGCGGTGTCGACCGGGCTGATGGCGTTGGCGAAGAAAGTGGAGCGGGCACACTTCGGCGTCGCGGTGGTGGTGGAGCTGGTGGAGGCCGGAGCGGTGTTCTGAGCGACGCTTGCAGGGTCGGGCTCGAAGCGGCCTGGATAGAAGTAGGTGATGTTCAGATCCGGGTCGTGGAAGCTGCGCGGAAGATTGGGATTGGTCTGGGCGGAGGACTGGTCGGGAGTTTGAGAGAGCGCCGAGACACAGACGAGAAGAAGGACAAGTAAGGCCGCAGGACGAAGCACCATCTCCTTATCGTAGCACCGGGAGGGCGGTGAATGCAGGCGCGGAGACATTCGAAACGGCGCGGTACCATTGAGGAATGCCCGCACAGTCGGCGCCAAATCGAACACTGATTCTGCTGTCGTTTGCGTGCGTTTATCTCTTCTGGGGATCGACGTACCTGGCAATGCGGTACGGAGTGGAAGTGCTGCCACCGTTTGTGCTGGGAAGCGTGCGGTTTCTTATGGCAGGCGTGCTGATGCTGGCCGGGGCCGGATTGCTGCGAATGAAGGTATGGCCGAGGCGGCAGGAGCTGGTTCGGCTGGTGGTGATTGGAATCCTGATGCTTGGGTGCGGAAATACGTCGGTGATCTGGGCGGAGCAGTATTTGCCGACCGGGTTGGCGGCGCTGATCGTGGCGGTGATTCCGTTGTATGCGGCGTTGATAGAGACTTTTTTACCGAGAGGGGAAGGGCTGCGGGTGAAGGGTTGGGTGGGCGTCTGCATCGGCTTCGCCGGGCTTGTATTTCTGCTGTGGCCGGGACTGCGGGAGGGTCTTCGCGGTGACTCGCGGCAGATTATCGCTGCAGGGGTGATGCTGGGAGGGGCGCTGTGTT
Coding sequences within:
- a CDS encoding EamA family transporter, which produces MPAQSAPNRTLILLSFACVYLFWGSTYLAMRYGVEVLPPFVLGSVRFLMAGVLMLAGAGLLRMKVWPRRQELVRLVVIGILMLGCGNTSVIWAEQYLPTGLAALIVAVIPLYAALIETFLPRGEGLRVKGWVGVCIGFAGLVFLLWPGLREGLRGDSRQIIAAGVMLGGALCWTSASIISRRSTFRLKGFVAAGWEMLFGGVFNVLMMLATQGYHGAQWGLQAWASTLYLVAFGSILTYTAYVYLLDHVAVSKVATYAYVNPVIAVILGVILLKERFVAVEYVGMAAILVAVFLVTSSKMKSGAATVVDEDVAAGLEA